The following proteins come from a genomic window of Trifolium pratense cultivar HEN17-A07 linkage group LG4, ARS_RC_1.1, whole genome shotgun sequence:
- the LOC123922452 gene encoding uncharacterized protein LOC123922452 — MAEVKSAVWDYDSYKSPGPDGINFGFIKDFWAELRGDIMRFLSDFHRNVGSLYKILAKVLANRLHLVIGSVISESQTAFVKDRQILDGILIANEVVDEARKSKKELMLFKVDFEKAYDLVDLGYLDEVMGRMSFPTLWRKWIRECVCTATTSVLVNGSPTDEFPLQRGLRQEYSIGEQGSMTVSHLQFADDTLLSGVKSWANVRALRAVLVLFETMSGLKVNFNKSMLVGVNIPDTWLGEAASALCCKESGGLGVRRVREFNQALLGKWCWRMLVDREGLWFRVLAARYGIEGGRLRDGGRRGSSWWREIARIRDGGSETGGSWFGEQVVKRVGDGSDTFFWTDPWVDGFPLCQRFERLFELTETKSRTVAEMFALGWGEGGEAWEWRRQLRAWEEEMLGECQSLLLNIFSQAHSIDRWHWRPDPATGYSVIGAYKLLTSHLTMMSHIQTQTYNDLRL, encoded by the exons ATGGCTGAGGTGAAATCAGCTGTGTGGGATTATGATAGTTATAAAAGTCCGGGCCCAGACGGGattaattttggtttcattAAAGATTTCTGGGCTGAGTTACGGGGTGACATTATGCGTTTTCTTTCTGATTTTCATCGTAATG TGGGAAGcttgtataaaattttggcgAAGGTGTTAGCGAATAGGTTGCATTTAGTGATCGGTAGTGTGATTTCTGAGTCTCAGACGGCGTTTGTGAAAGATAGGCAAATCCTCGATGGCATACTCATTGCAAACGAGGTGGTGGATGAGGCGCGGAAGTCTAAGAAGGAGCTTATGTTGTTTAAGGTAGATTTTGAGAAGGCCTATGATTTAGTGGACTTGGGCTATCTGGATGAGGTTATGGGGAGAATGTCTTTTCCGACCCTGTGGAGGAAGTGGATTCGAGAGTGTGTATGTACGGCTACGACATCAGTGTTAGTTAATGGTAGTCCGACTGATGAATTTCCTCTCCAGCGGGGCCTTAGGCAAG AGTATAGTATTGGTGAGCAAGGTTCGATGACGGTGTCACACCTTCAGTTTGCAGATGACACTCTTTTGTCAGGGGTTAAAAGTTGGGCTAATGTTCGGGCTTTGCGAGCTGTCCTTGTGCTTTTTGAGACTATGTCGGGCCTGAAagtcaattttaataaaagcatgTTGGTTGGAGTTAATATTCCGGATACTTGGTTAGGCGAAGCGGCGTCTGCTctgtgtt GtaaggagagtggaggtttgggggtcagGAGGGTGAGGGAGTTTAACCAGGCTCTTTTaggtaaatggtgttggaggatgctagTGGACCGAGAGGGGTTGTGGTTTAGAGTGCTGGCTGCTCGTTATGGGATTGAGGGAGGTAGACTTCGAGATGGAGGTAGGAGAGGGTCAtcgtggtggagggagattgCGCGTATTAGGGATGGAGGGAGTGAGACAGGGGGCAGTTGGTTTGGGGAGCAGGTTGTGAAGAGGGTGGGGGACGGATCAGATACTTTTTTCTGGACcgatccctgggtggatggGTTTCCTTTGTGTCAGCGGTTTGAACGTCTGTTTGAGTTGACAGAGACCAAATCGCGTACGGTGGCAGAGATGTTTGCGTTAGGGTGGGGTGAGGGTGGCGAGGCGTGGGAGTGGCGGAGGCAGTTGAGGgcatgggaggaggagatgttgggggagtgtcagtctttacttcttaaTATTTTCTCGCAGGCTCATTCTATTGATAGGTGGCATTGGCGCCCAGATCCTGCTACAGGTTACTCTGTTATAGGAGCATATAAGCTTCTTACTTCTCAT TTAACTATGATGAGTCACATACAGACACAGACCTATAATGATTTGCGGCTATGA